One Ardenticatenales bacterium DNA segment encodes these proteins:
- a CDS encoding prolipoprotein diacylglyceryl transferase produces the protein MLPTVSIGPAVIPTAPLSVILGLWVSLSLVERGARALKLNVALIYGVASTGLIAGILAARLTFVALHWSAYQENLLGIIWPINSGFTPWGGLLIGAAAALFYARLRQAPPAATLDALIPGIIAGLIFISLADFLGGPGYGTTTNLPWGISQYGVRRHPVQLYEIVVGLTALAVWWGSIPPRHPAGSLFLLTTSIYSAGRLFVDAFRANAWLTSSGFHVLQIAALILTLVCLILLARGNPRQTANSS, from the coding sequence ATGTTGCCCACGGTAAGCATTGGCCCCGCCGTCATTCCCACGGCCCCCCTGTCCGTCATTCTGGGGCTGTGGGTGTCCTTGTCACTGGTGGAGCGCGGGGCGCGGGCGCTAAAACTCAACGTAGCCCTGATTTATGGTGTAGCTTCGACGGGGTTAATTGCCGGCATTCTCGCCGCCCGACTCACCTTTGTCGCCCTCCACTGGTCCGCCTACCAGGAAAACCTCCTGGGCATCATCTGGCCCATCAACAGCGGCTTCACCCCCTGGGGCGGACTGCTCATCGGAGCCGCCGCCGCCCTCTTCTACGCCCGTTTGCGCCAGGCCCCCCCCGCCGCCACCCTGGACGCCCTCATCCCAGGCATCATTGCCGGCCTCATCTTCATCAGCCTCGCCGACTTCCTCGGCGGTCCCGGCTACGGAACCACCACCAACCTCCCTTGGGGCATCAGCCAATACGGCGTGCGCCGCCATCCCGTGCAGTTATACGAAATCGTCGTTGGCCTCACCGCGCTCGCCGTCTGGTGGGGTTCCATCCCGCCGCGCCACCCCGCCGGCTCCCTCTTCCTGCTCACCACCAGCATCTACAGCGCCGGGCGGCTCTTCGTAGACGCCTTCCGCGCCAACGCCTGGCTCACCAGCAGCGGCTTCCACGTCCTCCAAATAGCCGCCCTCATCCTCACCCTTGTTTGCCTGATCCTGCTGGCTCGCGGCAACCCGCGCCAGACCGCCAACAGCTCGTGA
- a CDS encoding TlpA family protein disulfide reductase has product MTRFRWTILILLVAFLGGAWIVFSREPIVAFTGIPNLTEAPLAGYMAPDFTLPTSYGESLTLSDLRGQPVVLNFWATWCPPCRAEMPDLQATSRKFNGRVAFLGVDQGENAGTIIKFRDENGITYPLLVDEDNTVNDTYGIRALPTTIFINADGVVTEVYSGILNRAILESRVQRLLED; this is encoded by the coding sequence ATGACGCGCTTCCGGTGGACTATCCTCATTTTGCTGGTCGCCTTCCTCGGGGGCGCCTGGATCGTCTTCTCCCGCGAGCCAATTGTCGCCTTCACGGGTATCCCCAATCTCACCGAAGCGCCGCTGGCGGGTTACATGGCCCCCGATTTTACGCTGCCCACCAGCTATGGCGAGTCGCTCACGCTCAGCGACTTGCGCGGCCAGCCGGTCGTCCTCAATTTCTGGGCGACGTGGTGCCCGCCCTGCCGCGCGGAGATGCCTGATTTGCAGGCGACGAGCCGCAAGTTTAACGGGCGGGTGGCTTTTTTGGGGGTGGATCAGGGGGAAAATGCCGGCACAATCATCAAATTCCGCGACGAAAACGGCATCACCTATCCCCTGCTGGTCGATGAAGACAACACCGTCAACGACACCTATGGCATCCGCGCCCTGCCCACCACCATATTTATCAACGCAGATGGCGTCGTCACCGAGGTGTACAGCGGCATCCTCAATCGGGCCATCCTGGAAAGCCGCGTGCAGCGATTATTGGAGGATTAG
- the rimO gene encoding 30S ribosomal protein S12 methylthiotransferase RimO → MSKQKRKRQYHLITLGCSKNSVDSDSMAALLDDGGFAAVGAAADAGILIVNTCGFIEPARQESITILRDLVAQKGRDQLVIAAGCMAQQFSERLIGEVPGIDGVIGTRRWMDIIPFINQLRRHKRPGPLYHLPESAQTVGTDEKGVLRAAVQGATAYVKISDGCRRPCAFCTIPQIKGTHTSRPPRAIVEEARALRDAGIQELIIIAQDTTDYGHDLGLKNGLATLLDQIATAVPDLPWIRLMYAYPGYVTDELIDVMARHPQILPYLDIPLQHGHRETLKRMRRPANIEWVYRTLEKLRAAMPDIAIRTTFIVGYPGETDEEFAGLRQFVQELRFDRVGVFTYSYEATTPSATVSWQVPDEVKEARREELMLLQQSISLQKNQTFVGHTLPVLIDGHGDGVSVGRSYRDAPEVDGLIFVPGELPPGEIIPIRIDGAMAHDLTGYPENMESFRSDSLLLPLTQVAP, encoded by the coding sequence ATGAGTAAGCAGAAGCGAAAGCGGCAGTATCATTTAATCACGCTGGGTTGCAGCAAGAACAGTGTGGATTCGGACAGCATGGCGGCCTTGCTGGATGATGGCGGGTTTGCGGCGGTGGGGGCCGCGGCGGATGCCGGCATTCTCATCGTCAACACATGCGGCTTCATCGAACCGGCGCGCCAGGAATCCATCACCATCTTGCGCGACCTCGTGGCGCAAAAAGGACGGGATCAACTCGTCATTGCCGCCGGCTGCATGGCCCAACAGTTCAGCGAACGACTGATCGGCGAAGTGCCCGGCATCGACGGCGTCATTGGCACGCGCCGCTGGATGGACATTATCCCCTTCATCAACCAACTGCGCCGCCACAAGCGCCCCGGCCCCCTCTACCACCTGCCCGAATCCGCCCAAACCGTAGGCACGGACGAAAAAGGGGTGCTACGCGCCGCCGTCCAGGGTGCGACCGCTTACGTGAAAATCTCCGATGGCTGCCGGCGTCCCTGCGCCTTCTGCACGATTCCGCAAATCAAGGGAACGCACACCAGCCGCCCGCCGCGGGCAATTGTGGAAGAGGCGCGGGCTTTGCGAGATGCCGGCATTCAAGAACTCATCATCATCGCCCAGGACACCACCGACTACGGCCACGACCTCGGCCTGAAAAACGGCCTCGCCACCCTCCTCGACCAAATCGCCACCGCCGTCCCCGACCTGCCCTGGATTCGCCTCATGTACGCCTACCCCGGCTACGTCACCGACGAACTCATCGACGTCATGGCCCGCCACCCGCAAATCCTCCCCTACCTGGATATCCCCTTGCAGCACGGCCACCGCGAAACCCTCAAACGGATGCGCCGCCCCGCCAACATTGAATGGGTCTACCGCACCCTGGAAAAACTACGCGCCGCCATGCCCGACATCGCCATCCGCACCACCTTCATCGTCGGCTATCCGGGCGAGACGGACGAGGAATTTGCCGGCCTGCGGCAATTCGTGCAAGAACTGCGCTTTGATCGCGTCGGCGTCTTCACCTACTCCTACGAAGCCACCACCCCCTCCGCCACCGTCTCCTGGCAAGTTCCCGATGAGGTCAAGGAAGCCCGCCGCGAAGAATTGATGCTGCTGCAACAAAGCATCTCCCTGCAAAAGAATCAAACATTCGTCGGCCACACCCTGCCCGTCCTCATCGACGGCCACGGCGATGGCGTCAGCGTAGGACGCAGCTACCGCGATGCTCCCGAAGTGGACGGCCTCATTTTCGTGCCGGGCGAACTGCCGCCGGGTGAAATCATCCCCATTCGCATTGACGGCGCGATGGCGCACGACCTCACCGGCTATCCCGAAAATATGGAATCGTTCCGGTCAGACAGTCTCCTGCTGCCGCTCACACAAGTTGCCCCCTAG
- a CDS encoding helix-turn-helix domain-containing protein — MDELGSILREAREAQGLTLAQAQAATRISMKFLEALERGDYAALPTPVHVRGFLRNYARFLELDPQPLLERYEVSKNYLAPPVPTNRGDISPENPLAPREDRVFFNPVNVDMGEKGRDPQSFVRLAIIVALIVVIALTVNRFFLNNDTSDADVSAAVNAILNGSEETSTPQATVLPDVTPAAGIDEAMISTSRNVIDLPTPTATIPKLPATMEQINLRLEITERTWLRVTIDGDVVYEGLGRQGETMEWTAQQQAQLLTGNAIGVFVTINDIQLGKLGGRGQVVDETWNTTGN, encoded by the coding sequence GTGGATGAACTTGGCAGTATTCTGCGTGAGGCGCGCGAGGCGCAGGGGCTGACATTGGCCCAGGCGCAGGCAGCAACGCGGATCAGTATGAAATTTCTGGAAGCGCTGGAGCGCGGCGATTATGCGGCGCTGCCCACACCGGTGCATGTGCGCGGTTTCTTGCGCAATTATGCGCGCTTTCTGGAACTGGACCCGCAGCCGCTGCTGGAACGGTACGAGGTGAGCAAGAATTATCTGGCCCCACCCGTACCAACGAATCGCGGCGATATTTCACCAGAAAACCCGCTGGCTCCTCGAGAAGATCGCGTTTTTTTCAATCCCGTGAACGTGGACATGGGGGAAAAGGGACGCGATCCGCAGTCGTTTGTGCGTCTGGCGATTATCGTGGCTTTGATCGTGGTTATTGCCTTGACCGTGAACCGTTTCTTTTTGAACAATGACACCAGTGACGCGGACGTTTCCGCGGCAGTGAACGCCATTCTCAATGGGAGCGAGGAAACGAGTACGCCGCAGGCGACTGTGCTACCCGATGTAACGCCTGCTGCCGGCATTGATGAAGCCATGATCTCTACCAGCCGCAATGTGATCGACCTGCCCACACCGACGGCCACGATACCGAAACTGCCGGCAACGATGGAACAGATCAACCTGCGCCTGGAAATTACGGAACGCACCTGGCTGCGCGTGACCATTGACGGCGACGTTGTTTATGAAGGATTGGGGCGGCAGGGAGAGACGATGGAATGGACCGCGCAACAGCAAGCCCAGTTGCTCACGGGGAATGCGATTGGCGTTTTTGTGACGATCAACGACATTCAGTTAGGTAAACTGGGTGGGCGCGGCCAGGTTGTGGACGAAACCTGGAACACGACGGGGAACTAG
- a CDS encoding 50S ribosomal protein L9 — protein sequence MKVLLKEDVENLGYAGEVYAVADGYGRNYLIPRGLAVKASPKVMKQAESWRQRAAARREQQRAEFAALAARISATELAFEAKAGETGKLYGSVTTADVVEALNAALGIDLDRRLVVSEPLRQLGKHHVPVRLSAEFHPTVTVVIREEGAVEADEEAAEETDAEAEVA from the coding sequence GTGAAAGTTCTCTTGAAAGAAGATGTGGAAAATCTGGGATATGCCGGCGAAGTTTACGCCGTGGCTGACGGCTACGGGCGCAACTACCTGATCCCCCGCGGCCTGGCCGTGAAAGCCAGCCCTAAAGTAATGAAACAGGCTGAGTCATGGCGGCAGCGCGCCGCTGCCCGCCGTGAGCAACAGCGAGCCGAGTTTGCCGCTCTGGCCGCGCGCATTTCCGCCACGGAACTGGCTTTCGAGGCCAAAGCCGGCGAAACGGGCAAACTGTACGGCTCCGTAACCACCGCCGACGTAGTGGAAGCGTTGAATGCGGCCCTGGGCATTGACCTGGATCGCCGCCTGGTCGTCAGCGAGCCGCTGCGCCAGTTGGGCAAGCATCACGTGCCCGTGCGCCTCTCCGCCGAGTTTCACCCGACAGTAACCGTCGTGATCCGTGAAGAAGGCGCGGTGGAAGCGGACGAGGAAGCAGCGGAAGAGACGGACGCCGAAGCGGAAGTGGCGTAA
- a CDS encoding electron transfer flavoprotein subunit alpha/FixB family protein gives MSGVWVFIEHQDGQLKAISKELLGAGRTVSDGLGAPLTALVFGQNVGDVAASAFDHGADAVVGCDDASLARFRVEAAGSLLADLARSRGPQALLVGGSTTGRDLAAWVAAALDAGMVSDGIALAVEGDRVKVTRPVYAGKLLATVYVKSSLQIVTLRSRAFPAAAGTGKTGAAEWVSPAKAEADIPTKIIGMEAKDAGISLTDANIIVSGGRGVGGPEGFAPVRELANVLGGALGASRAAVDAGWIPYDHQVGQTGKTVSPDLYVACGISGAIQHQAGMRTSKVIVAINKDAEAPIFKLAQYGIVGDLFKVVPALSAEFRKRLGK, from the coding sequence ATGAGCGGCGTATGGGTTTTCATCGAACATCAGGATGGTCAACTGAAGGCCATCAGCAAGGAACTGCTGGGCGCGGGCCGCACCGTCAGTGATGGCCTGGGCGCGCCCCTCACGGCGCTGGTCTTCGGCCAGAATGTGGGCGACGTTGCCGCCAGCGCCTTTGACCACGGCGCGGATGCCGTGGTCGGCTGTGATGATGCTTCGCTGGCACGTTTCCGCGTGGAAGCCGCCGGTTCGCTGCTGGCCGATCTGGCGCGCAGTCGCGGTCCGCAAGCGCTGTTGGTAGGCGGCTCCACGACCGGGCGCGATCTGGCGGCCTGGGTGGCGGCAGCGTTGGATGCCGGCATGGTCAGCGATGGCATTGCGTTGGCGGTAGAAGGAGATCGGGTGAAGGTGACTCGTCCGGTGTATGCCGGCAAACTCCTGGCCACCGTTTACGTCAAGAGCAGCCTCCAGATCGTCACCTTGCGTAGCCGCGCTTTCCCCGCCGCCGCGGGCACGGGCAAAACGGGCGCGGCGGAATGGGTCTCCCCGGCCAAAGCAGAAGCCGACATCCCCACGAAGATTATTGGCATGGAAGCAAAAGATGCCGGCATCAGCCTCACCGACGCCAACATCATCGTCAGCGGTGGGCGCGGCGTGGGCGGTCCTGAAGGATTCGCTCCCGTGCGAGAACTCGCCAACGTCCTCGGCGGCGCATTGGGCGCATCCCGCGCCGCCGTAGACGCCGGCTGGATTCCCTACGACCACCAGGTCGGGCAAACGGGCAAAACCGTCAGCCCCGACCTCTACGTCGCCTGCGGCATCAGCGGGGCCATCCAGCACCAGGCCGGCATGCGCACCTCCAAAGTCATCGTCGCCATCAACAAAGACGCCGAAGCGCCCATCTTCAAACTGGCGCAATACGGCATCGTCGGCGACCTCTTCAAAGTCGTCCCCGCCCTCTCCGCCGAATTCCGCAAACGCCTCGGCAAATAA
- a CDS encoding electron transfer flavoprotein subunit beta/FixA family protein, translating into MKAVVCIKQTPSTTAVFSVDNGVARWEDPGGKPVVLNPWDEYAVEEAIRLKENHGAAEAIAITMGDDSSSEQLKTCLAMGCGEAILVNDGAFAGSDTLGTARVLAAAIRKVDDAQIAVFGKQAIDGDTGQTPVQVAVKLGWTPLTFVSAIKEVTGDAITVERLIDDGKETVTAPLPVVISVVKEINEPRYPSFMGIRKANRATIPVWSAADLDVDGGVGAAASQADWSHVYPLPERNTVVQLIEADTAEEQARILADKLFEEKVI; encoded by the coding sequence ATGAAAGCAGTTGTTTGCATCAAACAAACACCGAGTACAACGGCCGTCTTTTCCGTTGACAACGGTGTCGCCCGCTGGGAAGACCCGGGCGGCAAGCCGGTTGTACTCAATCCCTGGGACGAATACGCCGTTGAAGAAGCCATCCGCCTCAAAGAAAACCACGGCGCCGCCGAGGCCATCGCCATCACCATGGGGGACGATTCCAGCAGCGAACAGCTCAAAACCTGCCTGGCCATGGGTTGTGGCGAAGCCATCCTCGTCAATGACGGCGCCTTTGCCGGCTCCGACACCCTGGGCACGGCCCGCGTCCTCGCCGCCGCCATCCGCAAAGTGGATGACGCCCAAATCGCCGTCTTCGGCAAGCAGGCCATCGATGGCGACACCGGGCAAACGCCGGTGCAAGTGGCCGTAAAGTTGGGTTGGACCCCCCTGACCTTCGTCTCCGCCATCAAGGAAGTGACCGGAGACGCCATCACCGTGGAACGCCTCATTGACGATGGCAAAGAAACGGTCACCGCCCCCCTGCCCGTAGTCATCAGCGTCGTCAAAGAGATCAACGAGCCGCGCTACCCCTCCTTCATGGGCATCCGCAAGGCCAACCGGGCCACCATCCCCGTCTGGTCAGCGGCGGACCTGGACGTGGACGGCGGCGTGGGCGCGGCGGCCAGCCAGGCCGACTGGTCCCACGTCTACCCGCTGCCCGAACGCAACACCGTTGTGCAGCTAATCGAAGCGGACACCGCCGAAGAACAGGCCCGCATTCTGGCGGACAAGTTGTTTGAGGAGAAGGTAATATGA
- a CDS encoding acyl-CoA dehydrogenase family protein yields the protein MLDFSLTAEQLAAAEMVRHFAEKEVYPTIKQYDREQSMNPDVLPRMAALGILGINIPVRYGGQGYDYVTLGLVCEELERVDSPLRVIMSVHMGLNSMGLLQWGTEAQKQAFLTPQAKGEKVAAFCLTEPGAGSDVAGMRATARRDGDDYVLNGEKMWISLATKADHFLWVAKTDPDARPAHKGLSAFLVQRDMRGVTTGDIHGKLGVRAGSTGWVHCDEVRVPAFHRIGEEGEGFKIAMSCLDNGRYTVAAGATGLIRASLEASLKYAQERHTFGRPIAHYQLVQQKLAWMQQWYDCARLLYLRVGWMKNQGQRNTREVSLAKWYATDQSFQAAHEAIQIHGAYGYSDEYDVERYLRNSRGAMIYEGTSEIHQLMQADYLLGNREDKPLRCELPPYDAEEWQMPPA from the coding sequence ATGCTCGATTTCTCCCTCACCGCTGAACAGTTGGCCGCCGCCGAGATGGTGCGCCATTTCGCCGAAAAAGAAGTGTATCCGACCATCAAACAGTATGATCGGGAACAGTCGATGAACCCGGACGTGCTGCCGCGCATGGCGGCGTTGGGCATTTTGGGCATCAACATCCCCGTGCGCTACGGCGGTCAGGGGTATGATTATGTCACGCTGGGATTGGTGTGTGAGGAACTGGAGCGGGTGGACTCGCCGCTGCGCGTGATCATGTCCGTGCATATGGGTTTGAACAGCATGGGGCTGTTGCAATGGGGCACGGAGGCGCAAAAGCAAGCGTTCCTCACGCCGCAGGCGAAGGGGGAGAAAGTGGCCGCCTTTTGCCTGACGGAGCCGGGCGCGGGGTCCGACGTGGCCGGGATGCGCGCCACGGCCCGCCGCGATGGGGATGATTATGTCCTCAACGGGGAGAAGATGTGGATTAGCCTGGCGACGAAGGCGGACCATTTTCTCTGGGTGGCAAAGACGGACCCGGATGCACGCCCGGCGCACAAGGGGTTGAGCGCGTTTCTGGTGCAGCGGGATATGCGCGGGGTGACGACGGGCGATATTCATGGCAAGTTGGGGGTGCGGGCCGGTTCGACGGGTTGGGTGCATTGTGATGAGGTGCGCGTGCCGGCATTTCACCGCATCGGCGAAGAAGGTGAAGGCTTCAAAATCGCCATGAGCTGCCTGGACAACGGGCGCTACACCGTCGCCGCCGGGGCCACCGGCCTCATCCGCGCCTCCCTGGAAGCCTCCCTCAAATACGCCCAGGAACGCCACACCTTTGGCCGCCCCATCGCCCACTACCAGCTCGTCCAGCAAAAACTCGCCTGGATGCAGCAATGGTACGACTGCGCCCGCCTGCTCTACCTGCGCGTGGGCTGGATGAAAAACCAGGGCCAGCGCAACACCCGCGAAGTATCCCTGGCAAAATGGTATGCCACCGACCAATCCTTCCAGGCCGCCCACGAAGCCATCCAGATTCACGGGGCATATGGGTATTCGGATGAGTACGACGTGGAGCGATACTTACGCAACAGCCGCGGGGCCATGATTTACGAAGGCACCAGCGAGATTCACCAGTTGATGCAGGCGGATTATTTGCTGGGCAATCGGGAGGACAAGCCCCTACGTTGCGAGTTGCCCCCATACGATGCCGAAGAATGGCAGATGCCCCCTGCCTGA
- a CDS encoding acyl-CoA-binding protein — protein MSDLQEKFTAATAAAQKLPTRPDNETLLQLYALYKQATAGDASGKRPGFTDLVGRAKYDAWAKLKGMGNDAAMQSYVDLVAKLKGV, from the coding sequence ATGAGCGATTTACAAGAGAAGTTTACAGCGGCGACGGCGGCGGCGCAGAAGCTGCCCACGCGCCCGGACAATGAGACGCTGCTCCAGCTTTATGCGCTGTATAAGCAGGCCACGGCGGGCGACGCCAGCGGCAAACGACCGGGCTTTACCGATCTCGTCGGGCGCGCCAAGTACGATGCCTGGGCCAAACTGAAAGGGATGGGCAACGACGCGGCCATGCAGTCTTATGTTGACCTGGTGGCGAAATTGAAAGGCGTATAA